Proteins from a genomic interval of Desulfofustis limnaeus:
- a CDS encoding putative molybdenum carrier protein: MLKKIVSGCQMGADIAAIDAAIHNGFSYGGWVPKGRKTEVGSLPERYVVREMPTAGYPKRTEQNVLNSDGTIIFTHGGLSGGSELTRKLAIKHNKPWFHLDMTALSIAEACEVLNQWVKENGIATLNVAGKSASKDEKIYGVVYEVISLLLKRYPPEMES; the protein is encoded by the coding sequence ATGCTGAAGAAGATCGTCTCAGGCTGCCAGATGGGTGCTGATATTGCGGCTATTGATGCCGCTATTCACAATGGATTTTCGTATGGTGGCTGGGTGCCAAAGGGCAGGAAGACCGAAGTCGGTTCTCTGCCAGAGCGTTATGTAGTCCGAGAAATGCCGACCGCTGGTTATCCGAAACGCACTGAGCAGAATGTCCTAAACTCAGATGGCACTATTATTTTCACCCACGGTGGTTTGTCTGGTGGCTCAGAGCTGACAAGAAAACTGGCAATCAAGCATAACAAGCCGTGGTTCCATCTTGACATGACAGCCTTGTCTATCGCTGAAGCATGTGAAGTATTGAACCAATGGGTTAAAGAAAACGGCATTGCAACACTGAATGTTGCAGGAAAAAGTGCATCTAAGGATGAGAAGATCTACGGTGTCGTTTATGAGGTTATTAGTCTGCTATTAAAACGATACCCTCCTGAGATGGAATCGTAA